The following are encoded in a window of Solidesulfovibrio magneticus RS-1 genomic DNA:
- a CDS encoding protein jag — MSEWKTYSGKSVDEAMEEACRSLSAPREKLEVEILSGGSSGIFGLVGKKKAQVRARLREEVNLLSDMGGKGERRDNDRRDGGRRGNQRQADAPRQDGQAKAAPKAEPKPAPKAAPTPAPVEERPAPVQSAAPTAPAAPSAPAPKAETPPPPPRQAAPAMSDLSGDDEPFEDDFDDARDQSEADSGRSGRESRRAAPAAEPQPLTPELSAIVREAMEHMLDGILGQRPEFEISGHSERVSVLIFDEENSGLLIGREGQTLAAIQYIVNRIVIRRHGSPVKVQINTGEYRERQDDNLRKMAIFLADKAKTLGRPQSTKPLSSYHRRVVHLALQEDEGISTRSKGEGPLKRVLILPRGGRGESQSSQRS; from the coding sequence ATGAGCGAATGGAAGACCTACAGCGGCAAATCCGTGGACGAGGCCATGGAAGAAGCCTGCCGCAGCCTGAGCGCGCCCCGGGAAAAGCTCGAGGTCGAAATCCTCTCCGGCGGCTCGTCGGGCATCTTTGGCCTTGTCGGCAAGAAAAAGGCCCAGGTCCGGGCCCGGCTGCGCGAAGAGGTCAATCTCCTCTCCGACATGGGCGGCAAGGGCGAGCGCCGGGACAATGACCGCCGTGACGGCGGCCGGCGGGGCAACCAGCGCCAGGCCGATGCCCCGCGCCAGGACGGGCAGGCCAAGGCCGCGCCCAAGGCCGAACCCAAGCCGGCCCCTAAGGCCGCGCCCACGCCCGCGCCGGTTGAAGAACGGCCGGCCCCTGTCCAGAGCGCCGCGCCGACTGCACCGGCCGCGCCGAGCGCTCCGGCCCCCAAGGCCGAAACACCGCCGCCTCCGCCCCGCCAGGCCGCGCCCGCTATGTCGGACCTTTCCGGCGACGACGAACCTTTTGAGGATGACTTCGACGACGCCCGCGACCAGAGCGAGGCCGATTCCGGCCGGTCCGGCCGCGAATCCCGTCGAGCAGCGCCAGCTGCCGAGCCGCAGCCGCTGACGCCCGAACTCTCGGCCATCGTGCGTGAGGCCATGGAGCACATGCTCGACGGCATCCTTGGCCAGCGTCCCGAATTCGAGATCTCCGGCCACAGCGAACGCGTTTCCGTGCTGATCTTTGACGAAGAAAATTCCGGCCTGCTCATTGGCCGCGAAGGCCAGACCCTGGCCGCCATCCAGTACATCGTCAACCGCATCGTCATCCGTCGCCACGGCAGCCCGGTCAAGGTCCAGATCAACACCGGCGAGTACCGCGAGCGCCAGGACGACAACCTGCGCAAGATGGCCATTTTCCTGGCCGACAAGGCCAAGACCCTGGGCCGTCCCCAGTCCACCAAGCCCCTGTCCTCCTACCACCGCCGGGTGGTGCATCTGGCCTTGCAGGAAGACGAGGGCATCTCCACCCGTTCCAAGGGCGAAGGGCCGCTCAAGCGCGTGCTCATCCTGCCACGCGGCGGCCGGGGCGAGTCCCAGTCCAGCCAGCGTTCCTAA
- a CDS encoding DMT family transporter: protein MRKASLRADILCLVTALIWGFAFVAQRMGMDHIGPMAFNGIRFALGAMVLAPLAIRSLRYPPPAPFLPGAKDGFPWLGGLAAGGVLFAGATLQQVGMLYTTAGKAGFITGLYVVLVPLLGLFFGQKAARGDVIGAVAAAVGLYFLSVTEDFTLAPGDGLELIGAVFWAGHVLVIGWLSPRTRALPLALAQYGVCSILSLTAAVIFEDTTWAGVAGAGWAILYGGVLSVGVAYTLQVVAQRDANPTHAAVLLSFETVFAAVGGALFLDESLGGRGLFGCCLMFAGMLAAQLWPRKPASA, encoded by the coding sequence ATGCGCAAGGCTTCGCTTCGGGCCGACATCCTGTGTCTTGTCACCGCGCTTATCTGGGGTTTTGCCTTCGTGGCCCAGCGGATGGGCATGGACCATATCGGCCCCATGGCCTTTAACGGCATCCGCTTTGCTCTGGGGGCCATGGTGCTTGCCCCCTTGGCCATTCGCTCCCTGCGCTATCCGCCGCCGGCCCCATTTTTGCCCGGGGCCAAGGACGGCTTTCCCTGGCTCGGGGGACTCGCGGCCGGCGGCGTGCTCTTTGCCGGCGCGACCCTGCAGCAGGTGGGGATGCTCTATACCACGGCCGGCAAAGCCGGCTTTATTACCGGGCTGTATGTGGTGCTGGTACCGCTTTTGGGTCTCTTCTTCGGCCAGAAGGCGGCTCGGGGCGACGTCATCGGGGCGGTGGCCGCCGCCGTGGGCTTGTATTTCCTGTCCGTCACCGAGGATTTCACCCTGGCCCCGGGCGACGGCCTGGAACTGATCGGCGCGGTGTTCTGGGCCGGCCATGTGCTGGTCATCGGCTGGCTTTCCCCGCGCACCCGGGCGCTGCCCCTGGCCTTGGCCCAGTATGGCGTGTGCTCCATCCTGAGCCTGACGGCGGCGGTGATCTTCGAGGACACCACTTGGGCCGGCGTTGCCGGCGCGGGCTGGGCCATCCTCTACGGCGGCGTGCTGTCCGTGGGCGTGGCCTACACCCTGCAGGTGGTGGCCCAGCGCGACGCCAACCCCACCCATGCCGCTGTGCTGCTCAGCTTCGAGACGGTGTTCGCGGCCGTGGGCGGGGCGCTGTTTCTGGACGAGAGTCTGGGCGGGCGCGGGCTTTTTGGCTGCTGCCTGATGTTCGCCGGCATGTTGGCCGCCCAGCTGTGGCCGCGCAAGCCTGCCTCGGCCTGA
- a CDS encoding LysM peptidoglycan-binding domain-containing protein yields MPRISAFLSALICLGLAVASLPPQADAYTVQAGDTPQSIAKKHNISVDELLKANKNLKPNKMLIGDSLTIPGSSAPAKADKKAPDKEPAHKDKAKAEPTSPKERAAEARDREKEKKSATSSTGAPAPAPSGHGGSYTVKKGDSLGGIAAKHGVSVDDLLKANKNLKPNKMLIGDVLVLPGGAPAKADHAKPEPGEKPSAKSAKSTESHDATISHTVRKNETPDSVAKRYHISVKELARLNPDMGKKLHAGQKLTIPAAAAAKAAEAELPGRGLPEAEPEAVPERAPAKPSRAAETADPTPALPESRDSADAEAAFEKGIEFGKQNKFQKAIEFFDKAIKLNPNRADFFASRGHAHYYLAQYPKAIDDYTKAIEKNPSFALAYSMRGLSRARSDKYQQAVEDFNKAISLGPTEADYYKGRGFTYLRLKQYGPMCQDYQKACSLGDCELLESVKKEKLCQ; encoded by the coding sequence ATGCCTCGAATTTCAGCTTTTCTTTCCGCCCTTATCTGCCTGGGCCTGGCCGTGGCAAGCCTCCCCCCCCAGGCGGACGCCTATACCGTCCAGGCCGGGGACACGCCGCAGTCCATCGCCAAAAAGCATAACATTTCCGTGGACGAGCTGCTCAAGGCCAACAAGAACCTCAAGCCGAACAAAATGCTCATCGGCGACAGCCTGACCATCCCCGGCAGCTCCGCTCCGGCCAAGGCCGACAAGAAAGCCCCGGACAAAGAGCCTGCCCACAAGGACAAGGCGAAAGCTGAGCCGACCTCGCCCAAGGAACGCGCCGCCGAAGCCCGGGACCGGGAGAAAGAGAAAAAATCCGCCACCTCCAGCACCGGTGCCCCGGCTCCTGCCCCGTCCGGCCACGGCGGCAGCTACACCGTTAAAAAAGGCGACTCCCTGGGCGGCATCGCCGCCAAACATGGCGTCAGCGTTGACGACCTCTTAAAGGCCAATAAGAATCTTAAGCCGAACAAGATGCTCATCGGCGATGTCCTGGTACTGCCGGGCGGCGCGCCGGCCAAGGCCGATCACGCCAAGCCCGAACCGGGCGAAAAACCTTCGGCCAAATCGGCCAAGTCCACTGAAAGCCACGACGCCACCATCAGCCACACCGTGCGCAAAAACGAAACGCCCGATTCCGTGGCCAAGCGCTACCACATCAGCGTAAAAGAACTTGCCCGGCTCAACCCCGACATGGGCAAGAAGCTCCACGCTGGCCAGAAGCTGACCATCCCGGCGGCGGCGGCGGCCAAGGCGGCCGAAGCCGAATTGCCCGGGCGGGGCCTGCCCGAGGCCGAACCCGAGGCCGTGCCCGAACGGGCTCCGGCCAAGCCGTCCCGCGCCGCGGAAACGGCCGACCCGACCCCGGCCCTGCCCGAAAGCCGGGATTCTGCCGATGCCGAAGCAGCCTTTGAAAAGGGTATCGAATTCGGCAAGCAAAACAAATTCCAAAAGGCCATCGAATTTTTTGACAAGGCCATCAAGCTCAATCCCAACCGGGCCGATTTCTTCGCCAGCCGGGGCCACGCCCACTACTACCTGGCCCAGTATCCCAAGGCCATCGACGACTATACCAAGGCCATCGAGAAAAACCCCAGCTTCGCCCTGGCCTATTCCATGCGGGGATTGAGCCGCGCCCGGTCCGACAAGTACCAGCAGGCCGTTGAGGACTTCAACAAGGCCATCAGCCTTGGCCCCACCGAAGCCGACTACTACAAGGGCCGGGGATTCACCTACCTGCGCCTCAAGCAGTACGGCCCCATGTGCCAGGACTACCAGAAGGCCTGTTCGCTGGGCGACTGCGAACTCCTCGAAAGCGTCAAGAAGGAAAAACTCTGCCAGTAG
- a CDS encoding glycosyltransferase family 2 protein — protein sequence MKRPSLAVTLVTYTYNDHALAAGLLAEAASWEGVPRECVVVDDGSAVPFAAPDAVPVPRVVRLSPNQGPARAKAAGIGAAGSRFVLSLDADIRLPPDWLVRCLPEAARPEVGIVATPIVNDAGEGLLADYQRLRYSLANGFSGDAQVAPAGVWLMRREVWQRHGFHDFAGRLHEDVLFSRTLRAAGLALRVLPGPPARQIRRLSRTTMARRGWTWQGPEFLEAAKANPIDPANALLVAVGRRMERHRAVNPAFVYYDCLYLAHALVEILTRAGYGDEAAALPAALAAILPEPRAGAYLLADLARLGHGNAPDESAGQAFPLAAALGQGLASLLPPDAGAALAAALPELAAEDAREDWDFSFYDGLPPGSK from the coding sequence ATGAAGCGCCCGAGTCTGGCCGTGACGCTCGTCACCTACACCTACAACGACCACGCCCTGGCGGCCGGGCTGCTGGCCGAAGCCGCGTCCTGGGAGGGCGTGCCCCGGGAATGCGTGGTGGTGGACGACGGTTCGGCCGTGCCCTTTGCCGCGCCGGACGCGGTCCCGGTTCCCCGGGTGGTGCGCCTGTCCCCCAACCAGGGGCCGGCCCGGGCCAAGGCCGCCGGCATCGGCGCGGCCGGGAGCCGGTTCGTGCTGTCGCTCGACGCCGACATCCGCCTGCCGCCGGACTGGCTGGTCCGCTGCCTGCCCGAAGCGGCCCGGCCCGAGGTCGGCATCGTGGCCACGCCCATCGTCAACGACGCTGGAGAGGGTCTTTTGGCCGACTACCAAAGACTGCGCTACAGCCTGGCCAACGGCTTTTCCGGCGACGCCCAGGTCGCGCCGGCCGGCGTATGGCTCATGCGCCGCGAGGTCTGGCAGCGCCATGGCTTCCACGACTTTGCCGGCCGGCTCCATGAAGACGTGCTTTTCAGCCGTACCCTGCGCGCCGCCGGCCTGGCCCTGCGCGTCCTGCCCGGCCCACCGGCCCGACAGATCCGGCGGCTGTCCCGCACCACCATGGCCCGGCGCGGCTGGACCTGGCAGGGGCCGGAGTTTCTGGAGGCGGCCAAGGCCAATCCCATTGATCCGGCCAACGCCCTGCTTGTGGCCGTGGGCCGGCGCATGGAACGCCACCGGGCCGTCAATCCTGCCTTTGTCTACTATGACTGCCTGTATCTGGCCCACGCCCTGGTCGAAATCCTGACCCGGGCCGGCTACGGCGACGAGGCGGCAGCCCTGCCGGCGGCCCTGGCGGCGATATTGCCCGAACCCCGTGCCGGCGCGTATCTGCTGGCCGACTTGGCCCGGCTGGGCCATGGGAATGCGCCGGACGAATCGGCCGGACAGGCGTTTCCCCTGGCCGCCGCCCTGGGCCAGGGACTGGCCTCCCTGCTGCCGCCGGACGCGGGGGCGGCCCTGGCCGCCGCCCTGCCCGAGCTGGCTGCCGAGGACGCCCGGGAGGATTGGGATTTTTCCTTCTACGACGGCTTGCCGCCCGGGTCGAAATAG
- a CDS encoding zinc-binding alcohol dehydrogenase family protein — protein MKAIIATGGFDPEAPQAFTEKELPEPEPRAHDIVVRLQAVGVNPVDTKVFDRLAPGQERILGWDAQGMVEAVGVKAGRFTPGQTVYYAGSITRDGCNADYQAVDERLVAPAPASLSPEQAAALPLTSLTAWEGLFDRLGFTAAEGANAGRGLLVVGGAGGVGSMVIQLAAWAGLDVTATAGRPESAAWCLEIGAKNVLGRGDLAAEAEAAGLGDFDAIYCTTHMEEHWTAMARVIAPQGSVCLIDDPSGPLDITAFKQKAVRLCWEFMFTRSMFATPDMARQGEILQQIAGLLDAGRLRPTLALTAKGLTVENVRQAHQRQRSGTMVGKQVITV, from the coding sequence ATGAAAGCCATCATCGCCACGGGCGGCTTCGATCCCGAAGCGCCCCAGGCCTTTACGGAAAAGGAACTGCCCGAGCCCGAACCCCGAGCGCACGATATTGTCGTGCGCCTGCAAGCCGTGGGTGTAAACCCCGTGGACACCAAGGTCTTTGATCGGCTGGCCCCTGGTCAGGAACGGATCCTGGGCTGGGACGCCCAGGGCATGGTGGAGGCCGTGGGCGTGAAGGCCGGCCGCTTCACGCCAGGGCAGACCGTCTACTACGCCGGCTCCATCACCCGCGACGGCTGCAACGCCGACTATCAGGCCGTGGACGAACGCCTTGTCGCCCCGGCTCCGGCAAGCCTGTCCCCGGAGCAGGCCGCCGCCCTGCCGCTGACCAGCCTCACGGCCTGGGAAGGGTTGTTCGACCGGCTGGGCTTCACCGCGGCCGAGGGAGCCAATGCCGGCCGCGGCCTGCTGGTCGTCGGCGGGGCCGGCGGAGTCGGGTCCATGGTCATCCAGCTGGCCGCCTGGGCCGGCCTTGACGTCACGGCCACGGCCGGCCGGCCGGAATCGGCCGCCTGGTGTCTGGAAATCGGGGCAAAAAATGTCCTTGGCCGGGGCGATCTGGCGGCCGAGGCCGAGGCGGCCGGGCTGGGCGATTTCGACGCCATCTACTGCACCACCCACATGGAGGAGCACTGGACGGCCATGGCCCGGGTCATCGCGCCACAAGGCTCGGTCTGCCTCATCGACGATCCGTCCGGGCCGCTGGACATCACGGCATTCAAGCAAAAAGCCGTGCGCCTGTGCTGGGAATTCATGTTCACCCGTTCGATGTTCGCCACCCCGGACATGGCCCGCCAAGGGGAAATTTTGCAGCAGATAGCCGGACTCCTCGACGCCGGGCGTTTGCGCCCCACCCTGGCCCTGACCGCCAAGGGCCTCACCGTCGAGAACGTACGCCAGGCACACCAGCGCCAGCGCAGCGGCACCATGGTCGGCAAGCAGGTCATCACGGTCTAG
- the cyoA gene encoding ubiquinol oxidase subunit II produces the protein MKRNTASAFAAVLGLCALAALSGCSELALLDPKGPIGEAERRLIFIAFGLMLIVVIPVIVMAVWFPHKYRESNTEAEYAPKWSHSGKIELVMWLIPMVIVILLSTLLWIETHRLDPYKPLAAPDKQLPVEVVSLDWKWLFIYPRQGVAVVNELVFPAGMPLAFDITSDTVMTSFFIPRLGSQIYAMGGMRTKLHLLADTEGEYVGQNQQFSGAGYPDMFFPARAVSQAGFDAWLQKVKASPETLNMTRFDELRKPGVAAAPVYFSKIEPGIFEAILGKYDPMTKQGSPQPAGPGGYGGHGGHGGQGGHGGQAGSQGHGQ, from the coding sequence ATGAAACGCAACACCGCTTCCGCCTTCGCCGCCGTCCTGGGGCTGTGCGCCCTGGCCGCCCTTTCGGGATGCAGCGAACTGGCGCTGCTCGATCCCAAGGGACCCATCGGCGAGGCCGAGCGCCGGCTCATCTTCATCGCCTTCGGGCTCATGCTCATCGTGGTCATCCCGGTCATCGTCATGGCCGTGTGGTTTCCCCACAAGTACCGGGAGTCCAACACCGAGGCCGAGTATGCGCCCAAGTGGAGCCATTCGGGCAAGATCGAGCTGGTCATGTGGCTGATCCCCATGGTCATCGTCATCCTGCTCTCCACGCTGCTGTGGATCGAGACCCATCGCCTGGACCCCTACAAGCCCCTGGCCGCGCCGGACAAGCAACTGCCCGTCGAGGTGGTGAGCCTCGATTGGAAATGGCTTTTCATCTATCCCCGGCAGGGCGTGGCCGTGGTCAACGAGCTGGTCTTCCCGGCCGGGATGCCCCTGGCCTTTGACATCACCTCCGACACGGTCATGACCTCGTTTTTCATCCCGCGCCTGGGCAGCCAGATCTACGCCATGGGCGGCATGCGCACCAAGCTGCATCTGCTGGCCGACACCGAAGGCGAGTACGTCGGCCAGAACCAGCAGTTCAGCGGCGCGGGCTACCCCGACATGTTCTTCCCGGCCCGGGCCGTCTCCCAGGCGGGGTTCGACGCCTGGCTGCAAAAGGTCAAAGCCTCGCCCGAGACCCTGAACATGACCCGGTTCGACGAACTGCGCAAACCCGGCGTCGCGGCCGCCCCGGTCTATTTCTCCAAGATTGAGCCGGGCATCTTCGAGGCCATACTCGGCAAATACGACCCCATGACCAAGCAGGGCTCGCCCCAGCCG